The genomic interval AGAATAAGTATGTATTTATCTGAGAATGCatattctatatacatatgtacacggcAGGCGCGCTTTAACTTGTAACATTAATGTTTGTGAGGTTCACATGGTTCGCATATGCGCGTTTGTACGTCACTTGTTtgctataaaatatttaagtATATCATTCGGTTTAGGTTTGCTAGTTGTTGGCCATGTACGGCCAATCTCGGTTTGTAACTCTATAGGGAGTGATTTAAAAACTGTTGGATCTGTCCCCGGTGGTGGTGATACTGGAGTCATTGGCGACATGGGTGAAGATGGTCCGAGCCTCAAGCTTGCCATTTCATTACTCGGCGACTCTCTACGACCGCTCAACCATACTTCTAGCTTAGTTTTCTTTGGTGAGGGCTCCACTTCATCAGGGACATCGTCTTCATCAGGTGAAAGGTAATGACGTTCTTGTGATTGTTGTTGAAGACAATCATCATGACTGTGATGATGGGAGGGTGAGGGAGAACGATGGCGGTGATGATGGTTATGTAGAATATTGTGGCGGCGATGACTATGATTCTGATGATGGGATTGATAATTCCGATTGTGATAACAGTCCGACAACGAAACACTGGAAATACTTGATGTCATCAGACCATGGACGGTTAATGGCGACActgcaattttttccacattggAACTCAACCATGAGTCGGGTTTGTTCATTTGTACATCCTCTCCTATATCCCCCACTTCTCCTGTGCTCACCCTCGTTGTCGTGGCTGTGGAGCTAATGGCGGTAGGGACTGAGGTAGTAGTTTGCAGTGATCCTGATTCTGATACACCTTCCTCTGAACTAATATCGAGTACCGACTGAACTGCAACTTGTTTGCGTAGGAATGAGGTAATGCTACTTCTTCCTGATACCCGTTCCTCAAACTTTGTGAAAGCTACTCCCAGAAGAGTTAAATGGAATGGCTTGGCTACGTCAACTGCTCTGTGAAACAATTTCATAGCAAGAACAAGCATTTTTGCATGATCGTAGACTCCCCCCCTTGTCGATGGCAAGAGTGTGTGGGGAAGGGCGCATTGTCTAGTTTCTCTTTTACCAGTACTTGGCTTGTTCAAGTCATGTTTTCGTACAGTCACCTTCAGTGCCACAGGTATCCTTCCATCTTCAGTGGCCAAGTCTGTGAGTCTCCTGAGTAGAGCACCCAGGCGTGACTCTACCTCATTGACTAAAGACACGTGCTTAAATCCATCTTCTATGCCTGGAAATTAGAGAAACAAGGTATTTTATAtctatctttattttcaaaaatgatgttcaGACCTAGCACTTAAAATATGGATACTTTCCACCATACAATGAGGCATTGGAAACATACCTATGCACTGGGGTTTCCCAGATGGCTTAACGATACTATCATCGATACCCTCTGCGCTATCCTTGAGTTTTCTGGCCAACTCACTTCCGATCTTGGATTCTAGATCGTCCATGGACATTCTTCGCACATCTTCCACAGTTTTTATGTTCTTTGTAGCAAGCAACTGGGTGGTTTTGGTACCTATCCCTGGTATTTTTGACACAGGACCAATCTTAGTCATGAGTGCTGGTGCCGAGCACGGGTATACCAGGGTCTGTTGATTAGGCTTGTGAAGAGATCCTACCATCTTTGCCACTAGCTTATTGTGTCCAATGCCTGCGCTGCAAGTGATGTGTAATTCCTTAAATATACGTGCTCTCATAGCAGCCGCAATCCTCGATGCAGCAGCAAGCCGTGAGTGACAACCGCATGGACATTCTTCTTCGGAGGCACCAAAAATGTTTCCAACCACCCGTCTGGACTCATCATCAGAAGCATAGTTCTCACTGTCGAATTCTTGGAAACCGTCGTCCTTCATACGACAGTCATTGTCTGACCTGGCAATCGCGTAATCATTTACCATAGACGATACATCGACAAAACTCTCATCCATACCTAACCTCTCTACGAGAGGTGTGAATTGGTGTAATATTTCTGATATTTTGGCAGAGATTCGACGATACTCAGTGAGATCTTCTCCCCTAACTAGGGCCAGCCCTGGACACAGTCGCAGCGCTTCTTGAACAGATATGCACTTGCCAACGCCAAATTGTCGCGCCGTATAATTACTTGTAACCACGATGTTCTTTTGTTGCACACCCAAGGGCCTTCCGTTCAACTCAGGATGTCTGAGCATTTCCACCTGGGCGTAAAAGCAATCCACGTCTAAATGAACAATGGACCTCGGGTGCCGTACAATTTCCTCGGAGTCGCTGCAGATATCCATTGACGCGGTAGGCAATTATTTAGCCAACGATCGCGAGGGCAATAACCATGCGATTTAGCAACGAAGACGAAGGCAAACAAGATGACGACTGGTCAGTGGTCAGTGGTCCAGCCGCAGGCACTTCACTACTTCAAGCTATCCAAATATCTTTACaaccaaatttcaaatacgtATAAAGTTTGAAGAAACACGAAACGACAAAAACTTTTAAGTTTCAACTATGTTCAACAATGATTATAACTTCGTAAGTTGCACCCAACCCTTTAAAACTCTGTCGTTCGGGCTCCACGGTGCGGCGATAACAGTGACTGTCATTGGCGTCCATTGGCGTCCATTAAAACAAATCTGTGGGGGGCCGCTAGGTGGAGAACGTATCATTCTACAGACGAGAGAATCCCCATTTAACAGTCCCTAGAATAAAGAGTCTGGCCGTCGACTGATAattggtatgtatgtatgtatgtacatacctacaaaaatgaatacatCTGGAGGTCCTGTAAGTAAGCAATTgttcatgcaaaaaaaaaaaaagcccaaaaaacaaccaatacaacctcatttttctccatataTTACAaataatctaaaaaaaatactatatTAGAAGTGGTTCCTCATGGCTTTCTCCCATTGCCAGGGCACTGTACCTTtatttccgaaaaaattcgCGTATTGTTCACTGACGCGTGTTACATGAACGCTGTATGATGCCAAACCAGCATTTTCAATATCACGGAGGGCATAAGAACCGGCGCTACGTTCTTCGGTGCTTAGGATCGAGTAAAATCCCTGTGCACTGGACATTTCAGCCTCATGTGATACAATGTAGTGGTGCAAGCAGCATGTTACTTGAACAATTTTCGTTGCAGTGGACATGGATGCAATAATTGGCCGACGATAAATGCTCCACTTCGCTGACATAATTCCAAATGCGCTTTCTACCACTCTCCGTGCCCTGTTCAGCCTATTATTGAAAACCTTTTTCGTTCTATTTAGTGCAGAACTCCGGGGATATGATCTCATCACATATTTAGACAGTGGGAAAGCTTCATCGCTGACCAATATGAAAGGCAAAATAGGTCCACTGCTGTCATAAACAGATTGTGGCGGAGGAAGTTGAAGTGAACCCTCTTTGAATCGTTGGCCAATGTTGCTATACCGGAATATACTCCCATCACTTTGGCATATTTCAGCACCGATCTCGATTAAAGTAAACCGATAGTGTGCATTGCCGCATGCTAGCAAGACCAAACTATCGGTCCCCTTGTAGTTATAGTACTGTTCGGTGGTGCCTgtaatgagaaaattaaaaatttttcaagtgcaacaaaattcaaatgacCTATGTATAGCTAGTCGTTCAGAAGGTGCAAGCAGGTGCCACGAAACTGACTACCTGAATTAATGACAAATACTCAAGCATATAATTTGTACTCAACGATACGTTTACTTACTTGCAGTACTACATGTCTGCCATCAATGGCTCCGATACAATTAGGGAAGTTCCACTTTTCATCGAAGCTCTTAGCTATTGCTTTCCAATTGTTACATTCGGCGTCAAAATACCGAAACCTTCAAATTGTgccatattttttcacaacctTCTTTTATAAGTTTAAAAACGGTGTTGTGTCCAACCCGAAAGGCGTAAGAGATTGACATCAGGTTCTGGCAGGAATCGGGTCACGAACCAAGGTTTGCTTTTCTTAGGCCAGGTTCCAGCACAGTAAATAACTTACTAAAGAGTTCCGGTGTCATTCTAAAATAATTAACGTAATCGGCATTCTGTTGTAAATATTGGGCGTACCCAAAAATTTCGTTGGGAGCATGGacgtatgaaatatatttatatttatatatattatattatatatttatacaattttatacgTCCATGGTTGGGAATCACCTCTCTCTAGGCTCAAAGTTTCATGAATATGTGTATAGTATGCTTGTATGTCGTAACACAACTTCCGTTTGGCGCTTCGGAAAATCCCTAGATTCGGAATCTCGGGGTCCGGAACAAATTGCGAATCACGGGACGCCAGCTTTGGGCTAGGTAAAAAACCGTTGCATTTCAAATCAAAACAAAACTACAGGCATGCCATCTATGCGAGAATAATGGAATTATCCACCTCTTGAAAATAGCGCGAAGATCACATAGAGATCAGTGCCGAAGatacatattgtatttatTCCTTCCACTAAAAACCAAGGATTGCGGAATCTACGAATCATTAATATGGTACATTTACGATAATTACGGTACGTCTACTGACTTGACCAACGTCACGACGCGGCAAATAAAAGTGCGCTAAAGGATATGCGCGAAGGAATCCTACTAGAAGCCTACAGTCCAACAATATTCTGTGCTGTGCAAAGCTACCGTGACATTGAGACTTGTATCGACACAAAAAGTTGCAATCTGCAAGTGGAAGATGTTTAAAAAGTTGTTTACTGTCGTAACAATGTCCGAAGAGTACTTGGAAACTAATCTGCAGAAGATATTCGGTCACAACGCATTCAACAGCGAAATGCGAAGGCGTGCTGCGGAAGCCGTTTCCGAAAGTAAGTAATAGATTATTGCAACAcgtgttttttgaaaaatctatcaTGTTATTTGAGCAAGTAGTTTCCAAGCCACCAAAAGAATCAGAGGCTAAGTGTGACTTTGTACTGACAGGAAACATTCGTGACGACGCTCAACAATCTGATGATGAAAGACCCTTATTGGCTACAAATCTCAAAGTAAGACCATTGACAGAGCTTCTTGAAAAATCTCCTATGGTGTTTGAGCAACCGATTTCT from Athalia rosae chromosome 1, iyAthRosa1.1, whole genome shotgun sequence carries:
- the LOC105690916 gene encoding DNA polymerase iota, with product MDICSDSEEIVRHPRSIVHLDVDCFYAQVEMLRHPELNGRPLGVQQKNIVVTSNYTARQFGVGKCISVQEALRLCPGLALVRGEDLTEYRRISAKISEILHQFTPLVERLGMDESFVDVSSMVNDYAIARSDNDCRMKDDGFQEFDSENYASDDESRRVVGNIFGASEEECPCGCHSRLAAASRIAAAMRARIFKELHITCSAGIGHNKLVAKMVGSLHKPNQQTLVYPCSAPALMTKIGPVSKIPGIGTKTTQLLATKNIKTVEDVRRMSMDDLESKIGSELARKLKDSAEGIDDSIVKPSGKPQCIGIEDGFKHVSLVNEVESRLGALLRRLTDLATEDGRIPVALKVTVRKHDLNKPSTGKRETRQCALPHTLLPSTRGGVYDHAKMLVLAMKLFHRAVDVAKPFHLTLLGVAFTKFEERVSGRSSITSFLRKQVAVQSVLDISSEEGVSESGSLQTTTSVPTAISSTATTTRVSTGEVGDIGEDVQMNKPDSWLSSNVEKIAVSPLTVHGLMTSSISSVSLSDCYHNRNYQSHHQNHSHRRHNILHNHHHRHRSPSPSHHHSHDDCLQQQSQERHYLSPDEDDVPDEVEPSPKKTKLEVWLSGRRESPSNEMASLRLGPSSPMSPMTPVSPPPGTDPTVFKSLPIELQTEIGRTWPTTSKPKPNDILKYFIANK
- the LOC125500404 gene encoding uncharacterized protein LOC125500404, with protein sequence MRSYPRSSALNRTKKVFNNRLNRARRVVESAFGIMSAKWSIYRRPIIASMSTATKIVQVTCCLHHYIVSHEAEMSSAQGFYSILSTEERSAGSYALRDIENAGLASYSVHVTRVSEQYANFFGNKGTVPWQWEKAMRNHF